The sequence below is a genomic window from Natrinema salifodinae.
CGACCGCGAGCGGGAAGACGACGAGCCGCGGTAACGCGATCGACTCCCAGACCAGGTCGCGACTGAGGATCATGAACACGTAGGCGCCGGCCATGATCAGGGCGCCGTGGGCGAGGTTCAACACGCCGCCGACGCCGAAGATCATGGTGAATCCGATGGCGATGAGCGCGTAGAGAGCGCTGATCATCGCCCCGGTGATCAGTATCGAGAGGATCGAATCGAGCATGCCTAGCTCATCCACTCGGGTTGGACGTGGTCTGCCGTCCGGTGCTGTTCGGGGTAGACGCACTCGAGGCCGCCCTCGGGTCGCCACTGGGTCATCGGGAAGTTCGTGATCGCGTCGCCCTCGCCGCGTTCTTCCTGCACGTCGTGGGGGTACTCGTCACCCTCGCCGTAGAACGAGATTTCGCCGGCGGTCCCCGTGTAGTCCAGCCCCAGCATCGCGTCGACGATGTCGTCGAGGTCGCTCTCGTAATCGGCCGTGCCGGCCTCCTCGACGGCCTCCCGGTAGAGGTAGATCGCGTCGTAGGTGTTGAATCCCATGTACATCGGGAGATCGGGCGCGCCGTCGTCGTCCTCGGTGAACGCCTGGTACTCGTCGACGAAGTCGAGGGTCTTGTCCGTGATGGCGGTCGTGCCGGCGGCGCCCGACTGCGACGTCGTCTCGAAGGTCGCGGTCCCCTCCGAGAGCTGGTAGAAGTCCGGCGTCATGGACGCGACGTGGATCCCTTCGATGCCGAACCCGGCCTGGCGCTGGTGCCAGCTCGCGAGCATGTCCGTCGCGATGATGTGGGCGAAGAATCGGAAGACGGCGTCGGGTTCTTCGGACTCGAGGTCGCTCATTACCGTGCTAAAGTCGTCGATCCCGGTCGACAGCTCCGATTCGTAAACGACGTCGTAGCCGCGTGATTCCAGCTCGTCGGGCAGGTTGTTCGTGAACGGGTCCGTCCATGCGGCGTCGTCCGCGAGGTACGCGAACGTGTTCCAGCCGTGGTGGTCCGAGAGGTAGTCGGCGTATCCGCCCATCGCCTCGGCCTGGAAGTACGAGTTGATCGGCCCGGAACGGAAGATGTTCTTGTTCGCCTCGTAGTCCGAGCCGGTCGAATTTTCGATGATCGCCGGCGACGCCGACCCGGTGACGATGTACGGGACGTCGTTCTCGGCGATCATGTCCATGATGTTGACCGAGACCTCGCTGGAGAAGGTCCCGACGAGCAGGTCGACGCGCTCCTGATTGATGAGCCGGGACGCCTCGTCCTGGGCGGTCGACGGATCCGACCGGGTGTCCGCGCTGACGATCTCGACGTCCTCGTCGCGGATTCCGCCGTCGTCGTTGATCTCCTTGGCGGCCAGTTCGGCGCTCTGCTCGGAGCCGAGCCCCTGGGTGTTCTCCAGCGGAGCGAGGTGGCCGATCGTGAACCCGTCGTCGTCGCCGCCGCCGAGACAGCCGGCGAGCGTCGTCGCCACGGCGCCGGCCCCCGCGGCGCCGAGGAACGTCCGTCGCCCGACGGACGTCTTACCAATTCTACACGTTTTCGAAGTATTGTTATCGTCGTTAGCCATTATATGCCACTCCGTTACCGATTCTCATCCACCACTTCATATTCTCCCATAATAAAGATGAGGGTAGTTAGCAAGGTCCGACCGACAATAGTGAACACGTGAAATATTGTCGTTTGACTGCGGTCGATCGTCACCGGACTCGAGACGAAAACCTCCCTCTCAGACGATCTTCGCCGGAGAAACGCACTCGTTAATCAGTCGGTACGTGCCGTCTTCGACGGCGACAATCCCCTCGTGACGGAGGTGATCGAGGTGTGCGAAGGCCTCCCCCGGGCCGTGGACGATGTGGATTCCCTCGAGATCGCCGAACAGTTCGGCGCTGACCGACCAGGCGTCGGCCGGGCCGTGGTCGCGCAGCACGTCGAGGATCGCCTCGGTCCGCTCGCGGTGGTGCTCGATGATCGTCGTCGCGCGCTCGGTGGGGTCGTCGATGGGGTCGCGGTGGCCCGGCCAGACCCGATCGTAGTCGCGGTCGGCGATCCGCCGGAGCGCGGTCAGGTACTTCTCGAGGGGACGGTCGACGCGAACGTCCGCGCCGCCCACGTTCGGCGTGTAGACCGGCAAGACGGCGTCGCCGACGAACGCTCGGTCGCCGTCTGCGAGTTCGAAACAGCACAGGCCGGCCGCGTGGCCCGGTGCGTGCAACACTTCGAGGGTTCGTCCGCCGACGTCGAGGACGTCGCCGTCGGCGATCGGCGTCGGATCGGCGGGCCGCCCCGTTATGTGCTCGAACGAGTCGAAAAACGCGAGGAGTTCGTCCTTCGCGTCCGCGGGCACGCCCCATTCGTCGAGGATCTCTTCCCGACGTCGCTCGACGGCCGCGACCGCGTCCGGATCCTGTGCGACCAGCGGCGCGTCGGCCTCGTGGACGGACACCGTCGCGCCGCTTTCGGCCTGGATCTCGCCGGCCAGGCCGGCGTGGTCGACGTGGTGGTGCGTGAGGACGACGTCGTCGACGTCCGCAAACTCGTAGCCGCGCTCGGCCAGCCCCTCGCGGAGGTCGCGCCGGACGGCGTCGGTCGCGATACCGGTGTCGACGAGCGCGAGGTCG
It includes:
- a CDS encoding ABC transporter substrate-binding protein, translating into MANDDNNTSKTCRIGKTSVGRRTFLGAAGAGAVATTLAGCLGGGDDDGFTIGHLAPLENTQGLGSEQSAELAAKEINDDGGIRDEDVEIVSADTRSDPSTAQDEASRLINQERVDLLVGTFSSEVSVNIMDMIAENDVPYIVTGSASPAIIENSTGSDYEANKNIFRSGPINSYFQAEAMGGYADYLSDHHGWNTFAYLADDAAWTDPFTNNLPDELESRGYDVVYESELSTGIDDFSTVMSDLESEEPDAVFRFFAHIIATDMLASWHQRQAGFGIEGIHVASMTPDFYQLSEGTATFETTSQSGAAGTTAITDKTLDFVDEYQAFTEDDDGAPDLPMYMGFNTYDAIYLYREAVEEAGTADYESDLDDIVDAMLGLDYTGTAGEISFYGEGDEYPHDVQEERGEGDAITNFPMTQWRPEGGLECVYPEQHRTADHVQPEWMS
- a CDS encoding MBL fold metallo-hydrolase produces the protein MDRIRLGNAEFEGQNNAYVLADGDDLALVDTGIATDAVRRDLREGLAERGYEFADVDDVVLTHHHVDHAGLAGEIQAESGATVSVHEADAPLVAQDPDAVAAVERRREEILDEWGVPADAKDELLAFFDSFEHITGRPADPTPIADGDVLDVGGRTLEVLHAPGHAAGLCCFELADGDRAFVGDAVLPVYTPNVGGADVRVDRPLEKYLTALRRIADRDYDRVWPGHRDPIDDPTERATTIIEHHRERTEAILDVLRDHGPADAWSVSAELFGDLEGIHIVHGPGEAFAHLDHLRHEGIVAVEDGTYRLINECVSPAKIV